A window of Nonomuraea angiospora genomic DNA:
TCCTGGGCGCGCAGGCCGGACAGGCTCCGGCGGCCGAGGTTGGTCACGTTCAGGACGGCGACGGCGGCGTCCCCGCGCGGCACCTTCAGGGGCGTGACCTCGCGCCGCACCTCCAGTCTGGGCCTGGGGGCGGTCCACGCGAGCGCGGCGGCCAGCGCGAGCAGGCCGCCGGTGGCGAGCACGACGGGCTCGGGGTAACCGAGCGCGAACCCCGCCGCGTACAGCGCGAGGGACCCGGCGAGGGTCCCCCAGCCCAGCGGGGTCAGCACCGCGGTGAGCCGCTGCCAGGGAGCCGGTGGCGGGGTCCGCACCTACGCCGCCTGCGGCACCGGCATCCCGGCGAGGATCTCGCCGAGCGCGGCCGCGGCGGTGACCTCGCGCAGCTCGGCCTCGGGCGTGAGGATCAGCCGGTGCGCCAGCACGGGCGCGGCCAGCGCCTTCACGTCCTCCGGCACGACGTAGTGCCGGCCGGCCGCGGCGGCCTTGACCCTGGCGGCGCGCAGCAGCGCCAGGCTGCCCCGGGGGCTGGCCCCGAGCCGCAGGTGAGGGCTGGTACGGGTGGCCGAGCACAGCGCGACGATGTAGTCGTACACGGCGTCGGCCACGTGGATCCGGGAGGCGAAGTCGATCATCCCGGCCACGTCCGACGACCGCGCCACCACCGGCAGCCGCTCGACCTGCGGCCCCGTCGGCATGCCCTTGAGCACCTCCACCTCGGAGACGTGGTCGGGGTAGCCGACGGAGATCTTCATCAGGAAGCGGTCGAGCTGGGCCTCGGGCAGCGGGTACGTGCCGTCCATGTCGACCGGGTTCTGCGTGGCCACCACCATGAACGGCCTGGGCACCGGATGCGGCTCGGCGTCCACCGTGACCCGGCGCTCCTCCATGACCTCCAGCAGCGCGGCCTGGGTCTTCGGCGAGGCGCGGTTGATCTCGTCGGCGAGCACGATGTTCGCGAAGACGGGCCCGTGGTGGAACTCGAACTTCTGGTGCGCCTGGTTGAAGATCGACACGCCGGTGATGTCGCTGGGCAGCAGGTCAGGGGTGAACTGGATGCGCCGCCACTCGGCGTCCACGCTGGCCGCGAGCGACCTGGCCAGCGTGGTCTTGCCGGTGCCGGGCACGTCCTCGACGAGCAGGTGCCCCTCCGAGAACAGGCAGATCAGCGCCAGCTCGATCGCCTCGTGCTTGCCCCGGATGATGCGCTCGATGTTGCCGGCGAGCAGCTGGAAGCGCTGCGCGAACTGCCCGGCCAGCTGCGCGCTCTGCTGCGGCTGCTGGTAGGGCTGTTCCAGCCCCTGCTGGGCCGGCTGCTGGTAGGACTGCTCGAACCCCTGCTGCTGGTACGGCTGCGCGGTCTGCTCGAAGTGGTCCTGGTAGTTGTACTGGGTCAACTGAGCCCCCCTCCTCAGTCGGTGCACTCGAAGAGCGGCCCCTCGGGGAAGCCGCCGTCCGGAGTCGCCACCAGAGTGTCGCTGAGCCACCCGTTCCCGTACTGCGTTTCAACTTTGTTCCAAATGTCACTCGTGCTGCCGTCTTGCGACTCGGTGACAGATTGGCCCTTGACCTGGCAGATCACGGTCACAGTGATGTACTGGTCCTTCGGGATCTTGCCGACGTTGTCGTCGCCGTTCTTGGCGGGGGTCGGCCGGATCAGGGTGTTGGTCTGAGCGTTGTTCTTGTTCTTGTACTGCTGCCTCGGGTAGGCCAGGTCCACCTCGGTCGTGGCCACGTCCGGGCTCTCCCCCGCCGCGTTCCTGGCCTTGAGCTTGAACGCGTGCTTCTGGTTGTTCTTCAGCCCGTCCACCGTGAACGACGTGCCCTTGATGCCGTTGTTCGTCGCCGCGCCGGTCAGCTCGTACGTGACGCCGTCGTCGGCGTTCGCGGGGGCGCTCCAGCTCAGCTCGGCGCCCCGGTTCTTGGCCTTGGCGGTGAAGCCGGTCGGCGAGCCGGGCGCCACGCAGGGCTTGGCCCCGGCGCTGGGCTGCGACTCGACCTCGCCGCCCGCCCAGTGCGCGACCACCACGAACGTGTACTCGTTCGCGCAGTCCCCGCCCGTGAACTCGAACTGGAACGGCCCGTTCGCGTCCATCGACTGCGGCACGGACCGGCCGGCGCCGGACGAGGTCTTCAGGGTGTACCGCCCGACCTTGCCGCCGGTGGACGGGCTGAAGGTCACCGTCACCTTTCCTGGTCCGGACCTGGCGCTGACTGCGCCGGGCGCGGACGGCGCGCTGGGCGACGGGGTCGGCGTGGGCGACCTGGTGGGCTCGCGGCTCGGGGTCGGCGTGGGCTCGGCCTCGCGGGTCGGCTCGGCCTCACGGGTCTGCGTGGGGCGCGGCTCCGTCCTCGTGGGCACGGGGTCGGGCCGGGCGTCCGTCTTGGACGGGTCCGGGCGCGGCGTCTGCTTGGGCTTGGGCGTGCTGGTCGGCCCCGGTACGTCGGAGTCGTCCTTGTCGACGTCGTGCTTGCGGCCCTCGGGGTCGATGACGACCG
This region includes:
- a CDS encoding fibronectin type III domain-containing protein, giving the protein MIAGVAAVVLVAAAAWFGVGVSSANPKLADVGAWLWTRAKGKIVHVNGLSGEVDGYLGDKAGRQLRVVQDGGNVLLVDDATGYVSRVDPSQLTVSQTRDLGAAGLQLAVSGDTGYAVDPASGKVQRIDPATLNSVGAPITLPGPLGAARIDGGGRLWVPVTAKGQVVPVSGGAAASPLKVGEPGEELAVTIAGGLPVVVNSRAATATVIGADGGVGEITLPKGVAQAAKGGALTPATTEGPLVPILTPGDSGLLVVIDTSSNSVLSTKFESQDPAKLGVPQVLGTKVYVPDQGKGSLIVWDSAAGGRPTTLQVAQEPGPVDVFVKDGLLWANDENGDKAVVIDPEGRKHDVDKDDSDVPGPTSTPKPKQTPRPDPSKTDARPDPVPTRTEPRPTQTREAEPTREAEPTPTPSREPTRSPTPTPSPSAPSAPGAVSARSGPGKVTVTFSPSTGGKVGRYTLKTSSGAGRSVPQSMDANGPFQFEFTGGDCANEYTFVVVAHWAGGEVESQPSAGAKPCVAPGSPTGFTAKAKNRGAELSWSAPANADDGVTYELTGAATNNGIKGTSFTVDGLKNNQKHAFKLKARNAAGESPDVATTEVDLAYPRQQYKNKNNAQTNTLIRPTPAKNGDDNVGKIPKDQYITVTVICQVKGQSVTESQDGSTSDIWNKVETQYGNGWLSDTLVATPDGGFPEGPLFECTD
- a CDS encoding AAA family ATPase, yielding MTQYNYQDHFEQTAQPYQQQGFEQSYQQPAQQGLEQPYQQPQQSAQLAGQFAQRFQLLAGNIERIIRGKHEAIELALICLFSEGHLLVEDVPGTGKTTLARSLAASVDAEWRRIQFTPDLLPSDITGVSIFNQAHQKFEFHHGPVFANIVLADEINRASPKTQAALLEVMEERRVTVDAEPHPVPRPFMVVATQNPVDMDGTYPLPEAQLDRFLMKISVGYPDHVSEVEVLKGMPTGPQVERLPVVARSSDVAGMIDFASRIHVADAVYDYIVALCSATRTSPHLRLGASPRGSLALLRAARVKAAAAGRHYVVPEDVKALAAPVLAHRLILTPEAELREVTAAAALGEILAGMPVPQAA